The following are encoded together in the Babylonia areolata isolate BAREFJ2019XMU chromosome 18, ASM4173473v1, whole genome shotgun sequence genome:
- the LOC143292710 gene encoding uncharacterized protein LOC143292710, whose product MATGPANEESLGSGGLSAADKLILQQPYAAAVSFMGYRPDLIVHAVKLLQNQDGILESGMLLKEVEHLLKVEERGRTLPSVNRSKAPKRQRSGSLEDNNSDSESDCTDSMPPEKNDLQTDGEQVLTLPQVKAVVLPPAADKVKEGGVKKKAEDTATLQQKLRALRQENQLLKTRQQCRSCHSRPVSITFLPCGHFSYCYDCGQTFRACPICRKTILADVRTFLA is encoded by the exons ATGGCAACTGGACCAGCAAATGAG GAAAGTCTAGGCAGTGGGGGACTGTCGGCAGCGGACAAGCTGATACTGCAGCAACCTTATGCAGCAGCGGTGTCCTTCATGGGCTACAGACCTGACCTGATCGTGCACGCCGTAAAGCTGCTCCAGAACCAGGATGGAATCCTCGAGAGCGGCATGCTCCTGAAGGAAGTGGAGCATCTTCTCAAGGTGGAAGAAAGGGGCAGAACTTTGCCGTCTGTAAACAGGAGCAAGGCTCCTAAACGTCAGAGGTCGGGCAGCCTCGAAGACAACAACAGTGACTCAGAGAGTGACTGTACCGACAGCATGCCTCCAGAGAAGAATGATCTTCAGACGGACGGGGAGCAGGTTTTGACACTGCCCCAGGTGAAGGCAGTTGTTCTGCCACCAGCAGCGGACaaggtgaaggaggggggtgtcAAAAAGAAAGCGGAGGACACGGCAACTCTGCAGCAGAAGCTGCGGGCCCTGCGGCAGGAGAACCAGCTGCTCAAGACGAGGCAACAGTGCCGGAGCTGCCACAGCCGCCCCGTGTCCATCACCTTTCTCCCCTGCGGCCACTTCTCCTACTGCTACGACTGCGGCCAGACGTTCCGCGCCTGTCCCATCTGCCGCAAGACCATCCTCGCTGACGTCAGGACTTTCCTGGCCTGA